From a single Planctomycetia bacterium genomic region:
- a CDS encoding metallopeptidase, producing the protein MHAAILQYLPPGTEPHVADLLGGLPLHVRLARPRRTKLGDHRPPGRGWSVHRITINDDLNPYAFMTTLLHEIAHAAAWERNRPLRRRIMPHGAEWKGAFAEVLAPVVRRGLLPADVEAALARTMLRPAAATCSDRGLALALARYDRLDPGKIRAEELAVGTWFRVDDGTVFQAGPVLRTRRRCIEARTGAEYVVHGLAKVEPLDGAEVRALGRCRRAVSGPAGRPGSRSGRSA; encoded by the coding sequence ATGCACGCCGCCATCCTTCAGTACCTCCCACCGGGCACCGAACCGCACGTCGCCGACCTGCTCGGCGGGCTTCCGCTCCACGTCCGACTCGCCCGGCCGCGGCGCACGAAACTCGGCGACCATCGCCCCCCCGGCCGCGGCTGGAGCGTGCACCGGATCACGATCAACGACGACCTGAACCCGTACGCCTTCATGACGACGCTGCTCCACGAGATCGCGCACGCAGCGGCCTGGGAACGGAATCGCCCCCTGCGGCGGCGCATCATGCCGCACGGCGCGGAATGGAAGGGGGCGTTCGCGGAGGTGCTGGCGCCGGTCGTCCGCCGGGGACTGCTGCCTGCCGACGTCGAGGCGGCGCTGGCCCGCACCATGCTGCGACCGGCGGCCGCCACCTGCAGCGATCGCGGACTGGCGCTCGCGCTGGCCCGCTACGACCGGCTCGACCCGGGGAAGATCCGGGCCGAGGAGTTGGCCGTCGGCACCTGGTTTCGGGTCGACGACGGGACGGTGTTTCAGGCCGGACCGGTCCTGCGGACGCGGCGCCGGTGCATCGAGGCCCGGACCGGCGCCGAGTACGTCGTGCACGGACTGGCGAAGGTCGAGCCCCTCGACGGGGCCGAGGTGCGGGCCCTGGGACGGTGCCGGCGGGCCGTCAGCGGACCTGCGGGCCGGCCGGGCTCGCGGTCCGGGCGTTCTGCATGA
- the fae gene encoding aldehyde-activating protein, with protein sequence MAKKIVMRTGEALVEADEAWSAAEPEVVIGELDGPVGYAIANLIGDQVKGHTRVWAILNSDVQVRPATLMVSKYTAPNARYTNILMGTVQAAIANAVLDSVRDGHIPKAKVNDIGIIVAVWLDPAAGDAKAKIDHEVLFRTHREATAKAIAKAMRNEPTIDWLLKNQKKVGHYFHDLAVKGEL encoded by the coding sequence ATGGCGAAGAAGATCGTGATGCGGACGGGCGAGGCGCTGGTCGAGGCCGACGAGGCATGGAGCGCGGCGGAGCCGGAGGTGGTGATCGGCGAGCTCGACGGTCCCGTCGGCTACGCGATCGCCAACCTGATCGGCGACCAGGTCAAGGGGCACACGCGGGTCTGGGCGATCCTCAACAGCGACGTCCAGGTCAGGCCTGCGACGCTGATGGTCAGCAAGTACACGGCCCCCAACGCCCGCTACACGAACATCCTCATGGGCACGGTCCAGGCGGCGATCGCCAACGCCGTGCTCGATTCCGTCCGCGACGGGCACATCCCCAAGGCGAAGGTCAACGACATCGGGATCATCGTGGCGGTGTGGCTCGATCCGGCAGCTGGCGATGCGAAGGCGAAGATTGACCACGAGGTGCTGTTTCGCACGCACCGCGAGGCGACGGCCAAGGCGATCGCCAAGGCGATGCGGAACGAGCCCACGATCGACTGGCTGCTCAAGAACCAGAAGAAGGTCGGCCACTACTTTCACGACCTGGCCGTGAAGGGGGAGCTGTGA
- a CDS encoding transposase — MLSIAPPPTIYLHSGTTDMRKSFDRLSGIIRGTFGGDPADGSLFLFVNKRRDRIKALWWDGDGYVLWYKRLEEGTFETVPSPAGEERVRIDPTQLAMILGGVRLATARRRKRYHRTLV; from the coding sequence ATGCTGAGCATCGCGCCGCCGCCCACGATCTACCTGCACTCCGGCACCACCGACATGCGGAAGAGCTTCGACCGGCTCTCGGGCATCATCCGAGGCACGTTCGGCGGCGACCCGGCCGATGGCAGCCTGTTCCTGTTCGTCAACAAGCGACGCGACCGGATCAAGGCTCTCTGGTGGGACGGCGACGGGTACGTGCTCTGGTACAAGCGGCTCGAAGAGGGCACGTTCGAGACGGTGCCCTCGCCTGCTGGTGAGGAGCGGGTGCGAATCGATCCAACGCAGCTGGCGATGATCCTCGGCGGCGTGCGATTGGCGACAGCGCGGAGGCGCAAGCGATACCACCGCACCCTCGTCTGA
- the phoA gene encoding alkaline phosphatase produces the protein MLTQMKAIQGRVRTVHGSLVGLVVAAWQVGACGRDPATAVAPPTAPARGEQVQDDLKVDRVRDMQVAAEATGRAPWGHWGDQPGAYAAWSNHSNRLVPVYTFGIGLDAVARERSVYRDADRLTALFGRLPDRTLAADADHIDQTDVARLQQLAVDAGKKYVVLIVFDGLDWDLTRTAAIAASGSVGYTAGRGTGLVFQDYRRVATDFGLCVTSPANAGTNVDVDAQAVKNPGGTIPGGYDPTRGGTSPWDPRRDLRYLTGRDRDCPHAVTDSAASATALCSGRKTYNDAINVGPDGEQFEPIARRLQARGFAVGAVSSVPVSHATPACAYANNVSRDDYQDIARDMLGQPSIAHRDAALPGLDVLIGGGWGVPGDPVKDRDQGRNFEPGNKYVADSTRAAIDMARGGRYVVAERTPGRRGADVLGAAAREAAAGGHRLFGFFGAGEGHLPFRTADGDFNPAGGPVVDPAADALRKKYGGAIRYTPADLEENPSLAEMTTAALDVLAARGRFWLMVEAGDVDWAAHANNIDTCIGAVHSGDAAFRAVVAWIEARQAWTDAAVIVTSDHGHLFVLTDPQAFARP, from the coding sequence ATGCTCACGCAGATGAAAGCCATTCAGGGACGAGTGAGAACAGTGCACGGGAGCCTCGTCGGCCTTGTGGTCGCGGCATGGCAGGTGGGTGCATGCGGCCGCGATCCGGCGACCGCGGTCGCTCCGCCGACGGCGCCGGCCAGGGGCGAACAGGTGCAGGACGACCTGAAGGTCGACCGGGTGCGGGACATGCAGGTCGCGGCGGAGGCGACCGGACGAGCCCCGTGGGGGCACTGGGGCGATCAGCCCGGCGCGTACGCGGCCTGGTCGAATCACTCCAACCGGCTCGTGCCTGTGTACACGTTCGGCATCGGCCTGGATGCGGTGGCCCGGGAGCGGAGCGTCTACCGCGACGCCGACCGGCTGACGGCGCTCTTCGGCCGGCTTCCCGACCGCACGCTCGCCGCCGACGCCGACCATATAGATCAGACCGACGTCGCGCGGCTGCAGCAACTGGCCGTGGATGCGGGCAAGAAGTACGTCGTGCTGATCGTGTTCGACGGGCTCGACTGGGACCTGACGCGGACGGCTGCGATCGCCGCCAGCGGCAGCGTCGGTTACACGGCCGGTCGGGGGACGGGTTTGGTGTTCCAGGACTACCGCCGCGTCGCCACCGACTTCGGGCTCTGCGTCACGAGCCCGGCGAACGCCGGCACGAACGTGGACGTCGATGCCCAGGCGGTGAAGAATCCCGGGGGCACGATCCCCGGCGGCTACGATCCAACGCGCGGGGGCACCAGCCCGTGGGATCCGCGTCGCGACCTGCGCTACCTGACCGGCCGCGACCGCGACTGCCCGCACGCCGTCACCGACTCCGCGGCCTCGGCGACGGCCTTGTGCAGCGGTCGCAAGACCTACAACGACGCCATCAACGTCGGCCCGGACGGGGAGCAGTTCGAGCCGATCGCCCGCCGGCTCCAGGCCCGGGGCTTTGCCGTGGGTGCCGTGTCGAGCGTGCCGGTGTCGCACGCCACGCCTGCCTGCGCGTATGCCAACAACGTGTCGCGGGACGACTACCAGGACATCGCCCGCGACATGCTCGGCCAGCCCTCGATCGCCCATCGCGACGCGGCGCTCCCTGGCCTCGACGTCCTCATCGGAGGTGGCTGGGGCGTGCCTGGCGATCCCGTCAAGGACCGCGACCAGGGGCGGAACTTCGAGCCGGGCAACAAGTACGTCGCCGACTCGACGCGGGCGGCCATCGACATGGCCCGCGGCGGCCGCTACGTCGTGGCCGAACGAACGCCGGGGAGGCGTGGTGCGGACGTGCTCGGTGCCGCCGCCCGCGAAGCCGCCGCCGGCGGCCACCGGCTGTTCGGATTTTTTGGCGCCGGCGAAGGACATCTCCCCTTTCGGACCGCCGACGGTGACTTCAATCCCGCCGGCGGGCCGGTCGTCGACCCCGCGGCCGACGCCCTGCGGAAAAAGTACGGTGGCGCGATCCGCTACACGCCTGCCGATCTCGAGGAGAACCCGTCGCTCGCCGAGATGACGACCGCGGCCCTCGACGTGCTCGCGGCCCGAGGCCGGTTCTGGCTGATGGTCGAGGCCGGGGACGTCGACTGGGCAGCCCATGCCAACAACATCGACACCTGCATCGGCGCGGTGCACAGCGGAGACGCCGCGTTCCGCGCGGTGGTCGCCTGGATCGAGGCCCGGCAGGCCTGGACCGACGCGGCTGTGATCGTGACCAGCGACCACGGCCACCTGTTCGTGCTCACCGATCCGCAGGCCTTCGCCCGGCCGTAG
- a CDS encoding cyclase, translated as MTRAASVGRPLAGLIAAAACGLVACGGCGPVGRDGTGLPSAAGRPGADAGSTTDLASRFGVGRWVDLTHAFGADTIYWPTEKGFVLEREFAGPNSKGYYYAANRIVTAEHGGTHLDAPRHFAAGARTADQIDVARLVGPAVVVDVTRQCAADPAYEVGLDDLVAWERTHGRQLVDVIVLLRTGWGAKWPDREAYLGTAATGPEAVAQLRFPGLAPAAARWLVDHRRIRAIGIDTASIDHGPSTHFGAHVALCTAEVPVFENVADLAALPATGAFVAALPMKIAGGSGGPLRIVARLPDADGGR; from the coding sequence GTGACCCGTGCCGCCAGCGTCGGCCGGCCACTGGCCGGCCTGATCGCGGCGGCGGCCTGCGGCCTTGTGGCCTGTGGCGGATGCGGTCCGGTGGGGCGGGACGGGACCGGGCTACCGAGCGCGGCCGGCCGGCCGGGAGCGGACGCGGGCTCGACCACCGATCTCGCCAGCCGGTTCGGCGTGGGCCGGTGGGTCGATCTGACGCATGCCTTTGGCGCCGACACGATCTATTGGCCGACCGAGAAGGGATTCGTGCTGGAGCGGGAGTTCGCCGGCCCCAACTCCAAGGGCTATTACTACGCCGCCAACCGGATCGTGACGGCCGAGCACGGCGGCACGCACCTCGACGCACCCCGGCACTTCGCCGCGGGAGCACGGACCGCCGACCAGATCGACGTGGCCCGGCTCGTCGGGCCGGCCGTCGTCGTCGACGTGACCCGGCAGTGTGCCGCCGACCCGGCCTACGAGGTCGGCCTTGACGATCTCGTGGCCTGGGAGCGGACCCACGGCCGGCAGCTCGTCGACGTCATTGTCCTCCTGCGGACGGGCTGGGGGGCGAAGTGGCCCGACCGGGAGGCGTACCTCGGCACCGCGGCGACGGGGCCCGAGGCGGTGGCACAGCTGCGGTTTCCGGGACTCGCACCCGCGGCCGCCCGTTGGCTCGTCGATCATCGCCGGATTCGCGCCATCGGCATCGACACGGCGAGCATCGACCACGGCCCCTCCACCCACTTCGGCGCCCACGTCGCCCTGTGCACGGCGGAGGTGCCGGTGTTCGAGAACGTGGCCGATCTCGCGGCGCTGCCCGCCACGGGCGCCTTCGTGGCGGCGTTGCCGATGAAGATCGCCGGCGGGAGCGGCGGCCCGCTGCGGATCGTGGCCCGGCTTCCCGATGCGGACGGCGGTCGTTGA
- a CDS encoding hydrolase, with protein MPFRILTRRMLVSGLLLTAATSQARAAEPVQQEKSFEKDFVYKARLNYLLYLPPGYDAGDTAKQWPLLMFLHGSGETGTDVRKLKGYGVPKLIEQKKFDHPCIVVSPQTPVPRWTPDVVVALLDEVVAQHRIDKDRVYLTGLSMGGFGTWHTAAAHPDRFAAIVPICGGGNPADAPRLKPVAVWAFHGAKDEAVPLRASEVMVDALKAAGADVKFTVYPEVGHNAWDPAYDDPEMYAWLFAQKRRR; from the coding sequence ATGCCGTTTCGAATCCTCACGCGTCGGATGCTCGTCTCTGGCCTGCTCCTCACGGCCGCGACGAGTCAGGCCCGGGCCGCCGAGCCCGTGCAGCAGGAGAAGTCCTTCGAGAAGGATTTCGTCTACAAGGCCCGTCTGAACTACCTGCTCTACCTGCCTCCCGGATACGACGCCGGCGACACCGCGAAGCAGTGGCCGTTGCTGATGTTCCTCCATGGCTCCGGGGAGACGGGCACGGACGTCAGGAAGCTCAAGGGCTACGGCGTGCCCAAACTCATCGAGCAGAAGAAGTTCGACCATCCGTGCATCGTCGTCTCGCCACAGACGCCGGTGCCGCGTTGGACCCCGGACGTGGTCGTTGCCCTGCTGGACGAGGTGGTGGCGCAGCACCGCATCGACAAGGATCGCGTCTACCTGACCGGCCTGAGCATGGGAGGCTTCGGCACGTGGCATACGGCCGCCGCCCATCCCGACCGGTTCGCCGCCATCGTCCCGATCTGCGGCGGCGGCAACCCGGCCGACGCCCCGCGGCTCAAGCCGGTGGCCGTGTGGGCGTTTCATGGCGCCAAGGACGAGGCGGTGCCGCTCCGGGCGTCGGAGGTGATGGTCGACGCCCTCAAGGCCGCCGGGGCGGACGTGAAGTTCACCGTCTATCCGGAGGTCGGCCACAACGCCTGGGATCCGGCCTACGACGACCCCGAGATGTACGCCTGGCTGTTCGCGCAGAAGCGCCGGCGCTGA
- a CDS encoding ferredoxin: MPKLTVEGVGTFEVPAGKRLVNALVDECGIDQLHACGGGARCTTCRVVFSAGEPGRMAKAERDVLAAKGLAGAPGLRLSCQITCEADMTLAAPSRLAGSGRADAGRRPADAIEPPPEWSA; the protein is encoded by the coding sequence ATGCCGAAACTGACGGTCGAGGGGGTGGGGACGTTCGAGGTGCCGGCCGGCAAGCGGCTCGTGAACGCCCTCGTGGACGAGTGCGGCATCGACCAACTCCACGCCTGCGGCGGCGGGGCCCGCTGCACCACCTGCCGGGTCGTGTTCTCCGCGGGGGAGCCCGGGCGGATGGCGAAGGCGGAGCGCGACGTGCTTGCGGCCAAGGGGCTCGCCGGCGCGCCGGGGCTGCGGCTCTCCTGCCAGATCACCTGCGAGGCCGACATGACGCTCGCGGCCCCGAGCCGGCTGGCGGGTTCCGGTCGGGCCGACGCGGGCCGCCGGCCCGCCGACGCGATCGAGCCGCCGCCCGAGTGGTCGGCCTGA
- a CDS encoding NAD-dependent epimerase, with product MQTVFITGATGFIGSHLVDWYRDRGHAVRCLVRSPDRALRLQRDGVETVAGTLENVADWGGALAGCGTVISAGGTVASRRRGDFAAVNGRAVGDLADACSRIGTPPTLVHISSLAAAGPAPGPTPLDESLPPAPVSRYGASKLVGERELRLRADRLPITVVRPGIVFGPRDELVAAAFQSIDRIRLHVRMGFRDAPLSLLHVADLVPLLTAAADRGERLVAGPALTGQGIYNACDDREHPTYGDLGRRIAAALGRSVLVVPLPVALAWPASLAVQAFWNALGQPSIVSPDKLREATAGSWAASAAKARRDLGFTAAAALDDRLRETAAWLRSNCKLLETS from the coding sequence ATGCAGACGGTCTTCATCACCGGTGCGACCGGCTTCATCGGCAGTCACCTCGTGGACTGGTACCGCGACCGCGGGCACGCCGTGCGCTGCCTGGTCCGGTCGCCGGACCGGGCGCTGCGGCTACAACGCGACGGCGTGGAGACGGTGGCCGGAACGCTGGAGAACGTCGCCGACTGGGGGGGAGCCCTGGCCGGCTGCGGCACGGTGATCAGCGCGGGTGGGACCGTCGCCTCGCGCCGCCGCGGCGACTTCGCGGCGGTCAACGGCCGGGCGGTCGGGGATCTCGCCGACGCCTGCAGCCGCATCGGGACGCCGCCGACGCTCGTCCACATCTCGTCGCTCGCCGCGGCGGGACCGGCTCCGGGCCCGACGCCGCTGGACGAGTCGCTGCCACCGGCACCGGTGTCTCGCTACGGCGCGAGCAAGCTCGTCGGGGAGCGCGAACTGCGACTGCGGGCGGATCGGCTGCCGATCACGGTGGTGCGACCGGGGATCGTGTTCGGCCCCCGCGACGAGCTGGTCGCGGCGGCCTTCCAGTCGATCGACCGCATCCGCCTCCACGTCCGGATGGGATTTCGCGACGCGCCACTCTCGCTGCTCCACGTCGCCGACCTCGTCCCCCTGCTGACGGCGGCAGCCGACCGCGGCGAGCGGCTCGTGGCCGGCCCGGCGCTGACCGGTCAGGGCATCTACAACGCCTGCGACGACCGCGAGCATCCCACCTACGGCGACCTCGGCCGGCGGATCGCGGCCGCCCTCGGCCGCAGCGTGCTCGTCGTCCCGCTGCCCGTCGCGTTGGCCTGGCCGGCCAGCCTCGCCGTGCAGGCCTTCTGGAACGCCCTCGGCCAGCCGAGCATCGTCTCTCCCGACAAGCTCCGCGAGGCGACGGCGGGCAGTTGGGCCGCGTCGGCCGCGAAAGCCCGTCGCGACCTCGGCTTCACGGCCGCGGCCGCGCTGGACGACCGGCTGCGCGAGACCGCCGCCTGGCTGCGGTCCAACTGCAAACTGCTGGAGACGAGCTAG
- the pfkA gene encoding ATP-dependent 6-phosphofructokinase, which yields MNPADLAVKCLGPCRLDSPLRPLVESRATTSHYVAEDDRVLFHDTARLVAESGCAAADLPGFEPAGPRRSIFFDPAKTRVGIVTCGGLCPGINDVIRGLVMELRFHYGVHRIYGFRNGYQGFIARYGHDVIDLTPEVVSNIDEDGGTILGSSRGGQDPAAIVDCLERMNINILFVIGGDGTLRGAMQVAKAVADRDGKIAIVGVPKTIDNDIPFIDQSFGFQTAFGEAAKSIRAAHVEAKAAPNGVGLVKLMGRHSGFIACYASLAEPDANYVLIPEVPFALDGPAGLLDHLLARVRRSRHAVIVVAEGAGQDLMTEATAGVDASGNRRLHDIGLFLRQRIADHFAAAGEELNLKYIDPSYAIRSVPANPYDSVYCLRLAQNAVHAALAGRTEMVVGRWHGRFVHIPMALAVSQQNQVAPEGDLWLSVLEATGQPLLAAS from the coding sequence ATGAATCCCGCCGACCTCGCCGTGAAGTGCCTCGGCCCCTGCCGCCTCGACTCGCCACTCCGGCCACTCGTCGAGTCGCGAGCGACGACTTCCCACTACGTCGCCGAGGACGACCGGGTGCTGTTCCACGACACCGCCCGGCTCGTCGCGGAGAGCGGCTGCGCCGCCGCCGACCTGCCCGGCTTCGAGCCCGCCGGCCCGCGCCGGTCGATCTTCTTCGACCCCGCCAAGACCCGCGTCGGCATCGTCACCTGCGGCGGCCTCTGCCCGGGGATCAACGACGTCATCCGCGGCCTCGTCATGGAGCTCCGCTTCCACTACGGCGTGCACCGGATCTACGGCTTCCGCAATGGCTACCAGGGGTTCATCGCCCGCTACGGGCACGACGTCATCGACCTCACGCCCGAGGTGGTGAGCAACATCGACGAGGACGGCGGCACGATCCTCGGCAGCTCCCGCGGCGGCCAGGACCCGGCCGCGATCGTCGACTGCCTGGAGCGGATGAACATCAACATCCTGTTCGTCATCGGCGGCGACGGCACGCTGCGCGGGGCGATGCAGGTGGCCAAGGCCGTCGCCGACCGCGACGGCAAGATCGCCATCGTCGGCGTGCCGAAGACGATCGACAACGACATCCCGTTCATCGACCAGTCGTTCGGCTTCCAGACGGCCTTCGGCGAGGCGGCCAAGTCGATCCGGGCGGCGCACGTCGAAGCCAAGGCCGCCCCCAACGGCGTCGGCCTCGTCAAGCTCATGGGCCGCCATTCCGGCTTCATCGCCTGCTATGCGTCCCTCGCCGAGCCAGATGCCAACTATGTGCTCATCCCCGAGGTGCCGTTCGCGCTCGACGGCCCCGCGGGCCTCCTCGATCACCTGCTCGCCCGCGTCCGACGCAGCCGGCATGCGGTGATCGTCGTCGCCGAGGGGGCCGGCCAGGACCTGATGACGGAAGCCACGGCGGGGGTCGATGCCTCGGGCAACCGTCGGCTGCACGACATCGGCCTGTTCCTCCGGCAGCGGATCGCCGACCACTTCGCCGCCGCGGGGGAGGAGCTGAACCTCAAATACATCGACCCCAGCTACGCGATCCGCAGCGTGCCGGCGAACCCCTACGACAGCGTCTACTGCCTGCGGCTGGCGCAGAACGCCGTTCACGCGGCGCTCGCCGGCCGCACGGAGATGGTGGTCGGCCGCTGGCACGGCCGGTTCGTCCACATTCCGATGGCCCTGGCGGTGAGCCAGCAGAACCAGGTCGCCCCCGAGGGGGACCTGTGGCTGTCGGTGCTCGAAGCCACGGGACAGCCGCTGCTGGCGGCCTCCTGA
- the ppc gene encoding phosphoenolpyruvate carboxylase gives MVTDSRPYPRTPPVADDLLRRDIRFLADMLGGVIRESEGDAAVALVEEIRGLSRDRRAGNHEAEPALAARIEALDHDQARLVTRALSVFFDLVNIAEDRQRVRVLRDRERLIHPQPPGESLGAGIQELAGLGRSAAEVQGWLDRLHVELVFTAHPSEAKRRSIRAKLRRMRRGLRELDRDDLLPRERAEQEADLRSELAVLWRTEFLRPTRPTVADEVERGLSIVPRLWEAVPRVHAALRTALARHYPGVSFRIPAFLTFGSWMGGDRDGNPFVTADVTAATLVRLRSAAIDRHVEWCHRLHDLLTVSRTALAGGGALEDRLAALSADWPELSAALEPLAAHEICRRWIRMIRFRLERARAPDLDAPPLPGGYRSGVDLEADVAALVTCLDDAGLAAEESPPRQWLDLVRTFGLHMSRLDVRQDARAYRGIMAEILAAAGLVSSADAARALDDAAFAALLAGTLDHDAGIAAAGLSDLTADALRLFAALHRAAARFGPDCLGNAIVSLTRCPADVLAVLWLWRHARGRAAAHGEPLADRDVAVVPLFEKIHDLDQAHETLAAILDEPRYRAHLAGRSDRQVVMVGYSDSTKDGGYLAACVGLQTAQERLHRAAAARGVAVTFFHGRGGSLGRGGGPAARGILSLPAETLDGSLRLTEQGEVLAERYDDAEIARRHLEQVTWATLVASSVRRTEPSPTWIDLVGRMAERSHAVYRELVDQPGFIGYFSQTTPIEDIENLPIGSRPSRRRGERTLDDLRAIPWVFAWTQSRCMIPAWYGLGTALVEVKYDDRSAWQAICAMYRGWPFFQATIDNATLALAKADMFVAHRYAELAEDADARRRIWQRIAAERDRTRQAILDIVGGGELLATTPWFQRSIEARNPSIDPLNLVQIEFMRRRRAALAAGGDGDAFRHLLRLCVQGIAAGMRTTG, from the coding sequence GTGGTCACCGATTCCCGCCCGTATCCCCGGACCCCCCCCGTGGCCGACGACCTGCTGCGCCGAGACATCCGCTTCCTCGCCGACATGCTCGGCGGTGTGATCCGTGAATCGGAAGGGGATGCGGCGGTCGCCCTCGTGGAGGAGATTCGCGGCCTGTCCCGCGACCGCCGTGCGGGCAATCATGAGGCGGAACCGGCCCTCGCTGCCCGGATCGAGGCCCTCGACCATGACCAGGCTCGGCTCGTTACCCGCGCGCTGAGCGTGTTCTTCGACCTCGTCAACATCGCCGAGGACCGGCAGCGGGTCCGCGTCCTCCGCGACCGGGAGCGGCTCATTCATCCGCAGCCCCCCGGCGAGTCGCTCGGCGCCGGGATCCAGGAACTCGCCGGCCTCGGCCGCTCCGCCGCCGAGGTCCAGGGCTGGCTCGACCGGCTGCACGTCGAGCTCGTGTTCACAGCCCATCCCAGCGAGGCCAAGCGGCGGTCGATCCGTGCCAAACTCCGCCGCATGCGGCGCGGCCTTCGGGAACTCGACCGCGACGACCTCCTGCCCCGGGAGCGGGCCGAGCAGGAGGCGGACCTGCGCAGCGAGCTCGCCGTGCTGTGGCGGACCGAGTTCCTCCGCCCCACCCGCCCCACCGTTGCCGACGAGGTCGAACGCGGCCTGTCGATCGTGCCCCGGCTCTGGGAGGCCGTGCCCCGCGTGCACGCCGCGCTGCGGACGGCGCTCGCTCGTCACTATCCCGGCGTCTCCTTCCGGATCCCCGCGTTCCTCACCTTCGGCTCGTGGATGGGGGGCGACCGCGACGGCAATCCATTCGTCACGGCCGACGTCACAGCCGCCACGCTCGTCCGGCTCCGGTCGGCGGCGATCGACCGCCACGTCGAGTGGTGCCACCGGCTCCACGACCTGCTCACGGTGTCGCGAACCGCGCTCGCGGGGGGCGGCGCCCTCGAAGACCGGCTGGCGGCCCTGTCCGCCGACTGGCCCGAACTGTCGGCGGCGCTCGAACCACTCGCCGCCCACGAGATCTGCCGACGCTGGATCCGCATGATCCGCTTCCGCCTGGAGCGGGCCCGTGCGCCGGACCTCGACGCACCGCCCCTCCCGGGTGGCTACCGCTCCGGCGTGGACCTCGAGGCCGACGTCGCCGCCCTCGTCACCTGCCTCGATGACGCCGGGCTCGCCGCCGAGGAATCGCCGCCGCGGCAGTGGCTCGACCTCGTCCGCACGTTCGGCCTCCACATGAGCCGGCTCGATGTCCGCCAGGACGCCCGTGCCTACCGGGGGATCATGGCCGAGATCCTCGCCGCCGCGGGCCTCGTCTCCAGCGCGGATGCCGCGCGGGCCCTCGACGACGCCGCCTTCGCAGCCCTGCTCGCCGGCACGCTCGACCACGACGCCGGGATCGCCGCTGCCGGTCTCAGCGACCTCACCGCCGATGCGCTCCGCCTGTTCGCCGCGCTCCACCGGGCGGCGGCCCGGTTCGGCCCGGACTGCCTCGGCAACGCGATCGTGAGCCTGACCCGCTGCCCGGCCGACGTCCTCGCCGTGCTCTGGCTGTGGCGGCATGCCCGCGGCCGGGCCGCCGCCCACGGCGAGCCGCTCGCCGACCGCGACGTCGCCGTCGTGCCGCTGTTCGAGAAGATCCATGACCTCGACCAGGCCCACGAGACGCTGGCCGCGATCCTCGACGAGCCGCGCTACCGGGCCCACCTCGCGGGTCGCAGCGACCGGCAGGTCGTGATGGTCGGCTACTCCGACAGCACCAAGGACGGCGGCTACCTCGCCGCCTGCGTCGGCCTGCAGACGGCGCAGGAGCGGCTTCACCGCGCCGCGGCCGCCCGCGGCGTGGCGGTCACCTTCTTCCACGGCCGCGGCGGCTCGCTCGGCCGCGGCGGCGGCCCGGCGGCCCGCGGCATCCTCTCGCTCCCCGCCGAGACGCTCGACGGCTCGCTCCGGCTCACCGAGCAGGGGGAGGTGCTGGCCGAGCGGTACGACGATGCCGAGATCGCCCGTCGACACCTGGAGCAGGTCACCTGGGCGACACTCGTCGCCTCCAGCGTTCGCCGCACGGAGCCGAGCCCAACGTGGATCGATCTCGTCGGCCGCATGGCGGAGCGGTCGCACGCCGTGTACCGGGAGCTCGTCGATCAGCCGGGCTTCATCGGCTACTTCTCCCAGACCACGCCGATCGAGGACATCGAGAACCTGCCGATCGGCTCGCGGCCCTCGCGGCGGCGCGGCGAACGCACGCTCGACGACCTGCGGGCGATCCCCTGGGTCTTCGCCTGGACGCAGAGCCGGTGCATGATCCCCGCCTGGTACGGGCTCGGCACGGCGCTCGTCGAGGTCAAGTACGACGACCGCTCGGCCTGGCAGGCGATCTGCGCGATGTACCGCGGCTGGCCGTTCTTCCAGGCGACGATCGACAACGCCACGCTGGCGCTGGCCAAGGCCGACATGTTCGTCGCCCACCGTTACGCCGAACTGGCCGAGGACGCCGACGCCCGGCGCCGCATCTGGCAGCGGATCGCCGCCGAGCGCGACCGGACGCGGCAGGCGATCCTCGACATCGTCGGCGGCGGCGAACTGCTGGCGACGACGCCCTGGTTTCAGCGGTCGATCGAGGCCCGCAACCCGTCGATCGATCCGCTCAACCTCGTGCAGATCGAGTTCATGCGCCGGCGCCGCGCGGCCCTTGCCGCCGGCGGCGACGGCGACGCGTTCCGCCACCTGCTCCGCCTCTGCGTCCAGGGAATCGCCGCCGGCATGCGGACCACCGGCTGA